TGGCTCTGGTGACCCACGATCTGGAAGAGGCGCAGTACTTTGGCGACCTGATCCACGTTCTACATGCCGGCCAAAATCAGCAAAGCGGGACCTACGCTGAATTGCGCGACCGGCCAGCCAACGAGTTCGTTTCGCGTTTCTTTGCAGCGCGACGCCAGGGGCGGTCATGAATATCCATCGCCAGATTCTTGTCGGTATTGCTCTGCTGGCGCCTGCTGTTCTTGCAGCACAGACGGTTGTCGGTTCTAAAAAGTTTACAGAGTCCATCATTCTGTCGGAGATTGCCGGCGGCGTTCTGGAATCGAGCGGCCTTACTGTGGCCTACCAGCGCGAGCTGGGCGGCACGCGTATCCTCTGGGAGGCATTGCTGCGAAAAGACATCGATCTCTATCCAGAATACACGGGCACGCTGCTTGCCGAGATTCTGCGTTTACCGGCGGACACGGAGGCGGCGGAACTTACACGACTCCTTGCCGAACGCGGCATTGCTATGTCCGCGCCGATCGGCTTTGAAAATACTTACGCCCTCGGAATGCGTCGCCAGCGCGCGACGAGTCTTGGACTGCGCCGATTGTCCGACCTGCACGCTCATCCCGATCTGGTCTTTGGATTGAGCCATGAGTTTCTGGAACGACAGGACGGCTGGCCGGGATTGCGCCGGCGATACGAGCTTGAGGGCGGCGACCTGCGCGGCATCGACCATGAAATCGGATATCGCGGACTGGCGTCCGGCGCAATTGACGTGATCGATCTCTATACGACCGACGCAGAAATTGCATACTACGACCTGATTGCGCTGGAGGACGACCGGGGCTACTTCCCCTCTTATCAGGCGGTCTTCCTGTTTCGCCGCGATAGCGATTTGCAACTGGGCCGGGCGCTGGACGGCCTGGCCGGAAAAATCGACGAGCGGCGAATGATCGCGCTCAATGCCCGCGTACAGCTTGGCGGCGAATCGCCCTCGAAGGTCGCCACGGATTTTCTGCGCGAGGCAATGCAAATCGATCGCCCGGCGTACGAGGAAAGTCTGAGCGCAGCAATCCTCGCGCGAAGCGGCGAGCATCTTCTGCTGGTTTCTGTTTCGCTGCTGCTGGCGGTCCTGTTTGGCGCGCCTCTGGGCTTTGTTGCAGCGCGTCGCGCTCGGCTGGGCGCGACAATCCTGGCCGTCGCCGGCGTGATCCAGACCATTCCTTCCCTGGCCCTGCTGGTCGCCTTGCTGCCCCTGATGGGTATTGGCGCTGCACCGGCGCTTACGGCTTTGTTTCTCTACAGTCTCCTGCCGATTGTGCGCGGTACGGCGCTTGGCTTTGGCGGCATCAGCGCTGGAACGCACGAAGCGGCGGAGTCTCTGGGTTTGCCTGCCTGGTTCCGATTCTGGCACGTCTACTGCCCGATGGCCTTGCCTTCGATCTTGAGCGGCATCAAGACGGCGGCTGTCATCAATGTCGGCGTGGCTACCCTGGGCGCACTGATTGGCGCTGGCGGCTATGGTCAGACCATTCTCAAGGGAATCCGACTGGATGATACGCAACTGATCCTGGCTGGCGCCCTTCCGGCAGCGGCCCTTGCCTTGCTGATCCAGGTCGCTTTTGATTTGATCGAGCGGCTTGTTGTATCGCGCGGCTTGCGCCAGCAGTAAAGCGGCGCCACATCCAGCGCTGGCTGCTCTCGGCGCAGGCAAGGCAAATTGGATTGGGACAATCTCCGTAGTAGCCCCTACGGTTTTTTCCAGCGATTCGCTGGACAGACGTTCGTCGGCATAGTCTACTGAGCTTGTTCTCAAATGGAGCGCCGGGACTCTATGCCATCTTTCTTGCGACAGTCGGGCGCCGGATTGTTGATCGCCATTGTCTTCAGCGGCGCCGCCTACATCGCTCAGTACCTGGGCTCTCACTATCTCTTGCTCTGGATGTTTCCTGGCGTCGCCCTGGCGGCCTATCTTGCCGGCCGCCTGGGCGCAATCAGCGCCGCGCTGGCGTTGAGCGTGGCCGCCATCCCGCTGGAAATGATTCACGGCGCGCCGGAACATCGGCCGCCGCTGCCGCAGCTGGCGCTTGCCGATCTGCTATTCCTCCTGTTCTCCGTGGCAATCGGCGAGATCTCCGAACGCTGGAAACGATTGGTGGCGCAAAACGCGCGGCAGCTGGAGCAAGAGCGGCAACGGTATGCAGAACTTGTCCATTCTGTGGCCGGCATCGTCTGGGAGGCGCGCATCGACAATTTCTGCTTTACCTTTGTGAGCGAGCAGGCGCGCACACTTACCGGATACAATCCCGAAGAATGGCGAGAGCAAGATTTCTGGATCGATCATTTGCACCCCGAAGAGCGCAGCTCCGTTGCACAGAGCTGTCGCCTGGCCGCCAACCGCGGCGAGGCCCACACCATGCAGTACCGCTTTCGTCGCAAGGACGGCAGCTACCTGCTGCTCCGCGATTTCGTGCAGATTGTCCGGGAAGACGCAAAGCCCGTAATGCTGCGCGGCTTGATGGTCGACATCAGCGCTATTGAGGAGCGTCGCAAGCTGGAGGATTTTTTTTCCGGCGCGATGCGCAGCAGCGTTGATGAGATCTACGTGCTGGAAGCGATGACCGATACAAGCGGAAAGGTCTCAGACTTTCGGATCTTCTCGCTCAATGAACGCGCCTGCATCGAGGCTGGCATGCAACGCGAGCAGATGCTGGGCCGGGGGATGGGCGAACTGTTTCCCGCGCAGCGCAGCGCCGGCATTCTGGAACAGTATATCGCCGCCTATGAATCGCAGACGGCTCTGGATCACGAATGCGAAATCGTAGCGCCCAATGGCGCCGTCGCCGTCTATCGCCAGCAGCTATTGCCCACCGACGGCGGCCTGATCCTGTTCCAGCGCGAGATCTCCGGGCGCCGCATGCTCACTGACGCAATGGAGCGACTGAATGAGCGTTATGAGGCGGCGCTTGCCGCCAGCCAGCTGGGCGTCTGGGAATTTACTGATTCGCCCAACGGACTGCGCTGGGAAGACGGAATGTACTCGATATACGGCATTGAGCGCGATGGCCCGGCCCCGCCGCTGGAGGTCTGGCAAAGCATGGTGCACCCGGAGGACCTCGAAGCCACGGATCGCGCCTTTCTGGATGCGCTCGAGCGCGGCGCAGAGATTGAAACCAGTTTCCGCATTGTCCGCCAATCAGACAAGAGCATGCGCTGGATCCGCGCTCGCGGCAAAGCCATTGCAAGCAGGAACGGTCGGGCGCGTAGATTGATTGGCACCAACGAGGATATTACGGATCGCAAGCTGCAAGAGGCGCGCCTGCACCGCGCCGAGCGCATGCAGAGCCTTGGCGCGCTGGCCAGCGGCATTGCTCACGATTTCAACAACATACTTGCGATCATTGCCGCCAATTGCGAACTTTGTGAACGCCTGGCGCGCGATAAGGAAGAAGCTCGAATTCGCCTTGCGCACATTGGCGAGGCCATCGAGCGCGGCCGGGCCATCGTGCAGCAGTTGATTGTTGTCTCCGGCAAACAGTCTGCAGCCGACGAACAGATTGAACTTGGAGAGCGGGTCAAGATTGTAACGCAAATGTTTCGCGAGGTGCTGCCGCGCAATATCCGCGTAGAGTTGGAATTGTATGATGAGCTTCCTCCCATCCTGGCGCCGGCCAGCCGAATCGACCAGATGCTGATGAACCTGTGCGTCAATGCTCGCGATGCCATGACGCCGATGGGCGGGGTATTGCGGCTTGCCGTGCGACGCGCTTCGGGCGAAGAGCTGGCAGCGCTTGCCGGCGCGGAAGCGGCCGTAATTCTGGAGGTCAGCGACACTGGCTCAGGCATGGACGCCGCGACGCAGAGTCAGATCTTCGAACCCTTCTACAGCACCAAAGAGCCAGGCTCAGGCGCCGGCCTTGGTCTGGCCATCGTCGCCGGCGTGGTGGAACAATTGCAGGGCGCAATCCAGGTGAGTTCTGCGCCTGGCAAAGGAAGCCGATTCGAGGTCACGCTTCCGGCGCAAGCCAGGGCTTCGGCGGCCATTGGCGATACGCGCGAGCGCGCAGGTTCGGGCGAGAACAGGCCCGGCGCAGATCATGCAGGGCAAATGCCTCCGCCGCGCTCTGTTCTTCTGGTCGAAGATGAGCAGGGATTTCGCGAAACCCTTGCCACGCTCTTGCGACTGGAGGGCTACGAAGTGCTGGAGGCAGCTAATGCTGAGTCTGCACGGGCCATTTTGCAGGAAGCTGACGCGCCGCCCGACGCGGCGATTTGCGATTTGAACATGCCGGGGGAAGCAGCAATTGATCTGGTGGACTACTTGAGCGTCCAAATGAATCCGGATCAGATCATAATTTCCAGCGGCTACATCAGTCCGGAAACGCAGGCGCGTCTGCAGCGCGCCGGCGTTCGTCGTCTCCTGACCAAACCCTACGGCGTAGCCGAATTGCTGCGGGCGCTGGGCCGCGGCGTGCGACCGTAGACTCTTTTATACGCCTTGGAAAAAGCAAAGGCCGACGAGTATCCGACGTGCTGTGCCACGCGCTCCAGACTGATCGAGCGGTCTGCCATCAACGTTCTTCCGCTTTCCAGGCGCAGGCGCGTCAAATATTCGATTGGCGTGGCGCCCAGCGTATCTCGAAAACGCGTTGCCAGCGAAGCGCGCGATAGGCCAACGCTGCGCGCCAGGCTATCCAGGCGCCAGGGCTCGGCGCTGCGGCGATGCAGGAGATCAAGCGCTGCGCCAACCTTTTCGTCCTTCATGGCGCTGCGAAAGCCAGGCCGCTCAGCTGGATGCAATTCGATCCAGCGTCGCAGCGCATAGTACAGGAGAATGTCGGTAAGTCGCTCCAGGACCAGGGCCGGACCGTTGGCGTCCTGCGATTCCTGTGAAAGCAATTGTAGAGTATGCAGTAGCGGATCGTGAGCCGCCAGATCGCGGCCCCGTACAATCAGAAGTACTGGCAATTCCTGGAAAAAGGGATGGGCATCGCCGTCCGGAAACTCGTAACGCACAGAAAGCAGATCCACGCTGTTTTCTTGCGCAGCCCGCCGCGTTGCGCCGGGCTTTGTATCCAGCAAGCGCTGCAAGGGCGCGGCTTTTTGTTGCGGGCTGGAAAGCAATTGGTGGTCCGCGCCGCGCATCACGAAGACCACATCGCCCTGCTCCAGTATGCTCAGCTCCCCGTCCATGCGCATGTAGCAACGGCCGCGCTGGATGACATGAAAACCGCCGCTGCGCCGGCAGGGGAAATTGTATCCCCAGGCGCCGCTGAGCGTCCGCTGCAGGAGCTTGTGCTGCGTCAACTTCGCTCGTTTCAGAATCCCCGACAGCAGGTCCATGACCCCGGCATGAGCGAACATATCCACACGTCTATTCAAATATACGATTGGATATGTATTCTGGCCCCAGGGCTATGGACAATTTTGCCGGTCGGCCTGATACTCCAGTCATCAACCCGAGGAGAAGGGACAATGAAGGTATTTGTTTATGGCGCGCGTTCGCTAACCGGCGGCGGCATTGTGGAAGAGCTGCTGGCCAGCGGTCATCAGGTAGTAGCCGGGGCGCGGCAGCCGGAGTCGCTGCCGGTCCGCAAGAATTTGAGTTATGTCAGAGTGGACGCGTCGCAGCCACAGCTGGGATTGGAAGCGCTGGATGGCGTTGAAGCGCTCACGTTGCTTTCGCCGCCCGGATTTACAACGCAGTTTGAAATTCTATCGCCGTGGATCTCCCGCGCCCAGGAGCGAGGCTTAAAACGCGTTGTACTGATGACGGCGATGGGCGTCGAATTTGCGCCGCCTGAAGCGCCAATGCGTAAATCAGAGCTATTTTTGGAATCGAGCGGCCTGGATCATACGATCATTCGACCAAACTGGTTCATGCAGAATTTCAACACCTTCTGGGTAGAGGGCATTCGTAAGGACCGCAAGATTTACTTCCCCGGCGGCGAGGCTCGAACCAGTTTTATCGATGCCCGCGATATTTCGGCTGTAGCGGCGAAACTGGTTGCTGGCCGGGAGTTTCTACAGCAGGCCATCAACCTCACCGGTCCGCAGGCTCTGTCGCATGCCGAAGTCGCCGCACAGATCTCCGCGGCCATCGACCAGAAGGTGGAATATGTCGACATCAGCTCGCAGCAATTCCAGGACTCGCTTGCTGCCGCCGGTTTGCCTCCCGACTATGTCGGTTTCATGGTCTACATTGCCGGCGCCTTGAAGGAAGGCCATGCTGCGCCGATCACAGACAATGTACAGAAAGTCCTTGGTCGGCCGCCGCGGGACTTTGCGGGCTACGCACGCGATTCCAAAAAGGCGTGGCTCTAATTTTCGAATCTAGAGAAAGCGATAAGGCGAATGTGGGCCGCGTTTGCGACGCACATTCGCCCTTTTCAAAAGCGCTGTCGGATCCAGTCCGCCGCCTGTCAAAATTCACTGCAGAGAAGTCGGCACGCGCTTTAGCGTTCCATCGTGCCTTGCCAGCTGAGGATGCCGCCGCGGAGATTCAGAACACGTTGAAATCCGGCTTCGCTCAGGACCCGCGCCGCTGCAGCGGAGCGTACTCCGGAGTGGCAGTAGACTGCGACTGGCTGGCTGCGATTCAAGGCAAGCAGGCGGGAGCGAAAGTTCGATTCGTAGTAGTCCATTAGTCTGGCGCCGTGCAGGTGTCCGGCGGCGTATTCTTGCGGCGTGCGCACATCGATCAAGACGACGCCGGGCGCCTGGATGGCGCGGGCAAAGGCTGGGGCGTCCAGATCTTCATAGCCCGCTGCCGCATCTGCAGTGCAGGCAAGACCCAACAGCAGCAGGCCGATTGCAAAATGATTACGATGCATCCTTGAAACTCCAGCGGCTTCAGGCTTCGACTGTCGGCAGGCGCCGCGTCCCTGAGCCTGCGCTCGTCTGGCCACGGAGCGCGGCGACGCTGGCGCTGGCAAACAAATCGAAGTAGTTGTGATCTTTGCTCAGGCGCCACATCTGCGCGGCCCCCTGGTACTGCATTAGAATCAGCCGCGACAGGACCGCCGCTCTGGCCTTTTGCGCATTGGGCAAACTGCATTGCCGCAGGTAGGACTCCAGCCAGCGGCGCCAGCGCTCCAGGCTTTGTGGCAATAGCTGACTGAAATCGTCAGCCGCTTGAGCGGAGAGCAGTGCCAGCGGACAGCCGTAGAACTTGCCGGCGGCGGCCCGCTTCTTGATATGACCGGCCCAGCTGCGCAAAAATGCGGCGGCATCCTCTGGATG
Above is a window of Leptospirales bacterium DNA encoding:
- a CDS encoding ABC transporter permease subunit, producing MNIHRQILVGIALLAPAVLAAQTVVGSKKFTESIILSEIAGGVLESSGLTVAYQRELGGTRILWEALLRKDIDLYPEYTGTLLAEILRLPADTEAAELTRLLAERGIAMSAPIGFENTYALGMRRQRATSLGLRRLSDLHAHPDLVFGLSHEFLERQDGWPGLRRRYELEGGDLRGIDHEIGYRGLASGAIDVIDLYTTDAEIAYYDLIALEDDRGYFPSYQAVFLFRRDSDLQLGRALDGLAGKIDERRMIALNARVQLGGESPSKVATDFLREAMQIDRPAYEESLSAAILARSGEHLLLVSVSLLLAVLFGAPLGFVAARRARLGATILAVAGVIQTIPSLALLVALLPLMGIGAAPALTALFLYSLLPIVRGTALGFGGISAGTHEAAESLGLPAWFRFWHVYCPMALPSILSGIKTAAVINVGVATLGALIGAGGYGQTILKGIRLDDTQLILAGALPAAALALLIQVAFDLIERLVVSRGLRQQ
- a CDS encoding PAS domain-containing protein, which encodes MPSFLRQSGAGLLIAIVFSGAAYIAQYLGSHYLLLWMFPGVALAAYLAGRLGAISAALALSVAAIPLEMIHGAPEHRPPLPQLALADLLFLLFSVAIGEISERWKRLVAQNARQLEQERQRYAELVHSVAGIVWEARIDNFCFTFVSEQARTLTGYNPEEWREQDFWIDHLHPEERSSVAQSCRLAANRGEAHTMQYRFRRKDGSYLLLRDFVQIVREDAKPVMLRGLMVDISAIEERRKLEDFFSGAMRSSVDEIYVLEAMTDTSGKVSDFRIFSLNERACIEAGMQREQMLGRGMGELFPAQRSAGILEQYIAAYESQTALDHECEIVAPNGAVAVYRQQLLPTDGGLILFQREISGRRMLTDAMERLNERYEAALAASQLGVWEFTDSPNGLRWEDGMYSIYGIERDGPAPPLEVWQSMVHPEDLEATDRAFLDALERGAEIETSFRIVRQSDKSMRWIRARGKAIASRNGRARRLIGTNEDITDRKLQEARLHRAERMQSLGALASGIAHDFNNILAIIAANCELCERLARDKEEARIRLAHIGEAIERGRAIVQQLIVVSGKQSAADEQIELGERVKIVTQMFREVLPRNIRVELELYDELPPILAPASRIDQMLMNLCVNARDAMTPMGGVLRLAVRRASGEELAALAGAEAAVILEVSDTGSGMDAATQSQIFEPFYSTKEPGSGAGLGLAIVAGVVEQLQGAIQVSSAPGKGSRFEVTLPAQARASAAIGDTRERAGSGENRPGADHAGQMPPPRSVLLVEDEQGFRETLATLLRLEGYEVLEAANAESARAILQEADAPPDAAICDLNMPGEAAIDLVDYLSVQMNPDQIIISSGYISPETQARLQRAGVRRLLTKPYGVAELLRALGRGVRP
- a CDS encoding cupin domain-containing protein, coding for MDLLSGILKRAKLTQHKLLQRTLSGAWGYNFPCRRSGGFHVIQRGRCYMRMDGELSILEQGDVVFVMRGADHQLLSSPQQKAAPLQRLLDTKPGATRRAAQENSVDLLSVRYEFPDGDAHPFFQELPVLLIVRGRDLAAHDPLLHTLQLLSQESQDANGPALVLERLTDILLYYALRRWIELHPAERPGFRSAMKDEKVGAALDLLHRRSAEPWRLDSLARSVGLSRASLATRFRDTLGATPIEYLTRLRLESGRTLMADRSISLERVAQHVGYSSAFAFSKAYKRVYGRTPRPSARSNSATP
- a CDS encoding NAD(P)H-binding protein encodes the protein MKVFVYGARSLTGGGIVEELLASGHQVVAGARQPESLPVRKNLSYVRVDASQPQLGLEALDGVEALTLLSPPGFTTQFEILSPWISRAQERGLKRVVLMTAMGVEFAPPEAPMRKSELFLESSGLDHTIIRPNWFMQNFNTFWVEGIRKDRKIYFPGGEARTSFIDARDISAVAAKLVAGREFLQQAINLTGPQALSHAEVAAQISAAIDQKVEYVDISSQQFQDSLAAAGLPPDYVGFMVYIAGALKEGHAAPITDNVQKVLGRPPRDFAGYARDSKKAWL
- a CDS encoding rhodanese-like domain-containing protein, with protein sequence MHRNHFAIGLLLLGLACTADAAAGYEDLDAPAFARAIQAPGVVLIDVRTPQEYAAGHLHGARLMDYYESNFRSRLLALNRSQPVAVYCHSGVRSAAAARVLSEAGFQRVLNLRGGILSWQGTMER
- a CDS encoding TetR/AcrR family transcriptional regulator, which codes for MLEAQNEDLQQIADARSQSNPGARLLQAARQLFHEQGYAAAGINEIIARAGASKKSFYAYYPAKRDLGAAFLQSEEQSLLQLLSALRRKHPEDAAAFLRSWAGHIKKRAAAGKFYGCPLALLSAQAADDFSQLLPQSLERWRRWLESYLRQCSLPNAQKARAAVLSRLILMQYQGAAQMWRLSKDHNYFDLFASASVAALRGQTSAGSGTRRLPTVEA